Within the Nitrosarchaeum sp. genome, the region ATGCTAAATTGCTATCCAGAACAGATTATTTGGAAAGATGAGAAATTTTTAAAAGTTTTAAAAGAATTATAATCTAATTCAGATTTTGTAGTATTTCTTTGGCTTTATCAATCGAGATTTGTTTTTGTTCAATCATTTTCTGAACAATTTTATCAATTTGTTCTGGTTTTGCACCCGCAGCTGCTGCCAAGTTTCTAGCATGTAATCTCATGTGACCCTTTTGGATTCCTTCTGCAGATAGAGCTCTAATTGCACTATAATTTTGGGCAAGACCTGTTGCAGCCATTATACATGCAAGCTCCTGTGCTGATTTAACTTTAAGAATTTTCATACAAATTTTTGCAATTGGATGAACATTTGCAATTCCACCAACAGTTCCAACGGATAACGGAAGTTCTAATGAACCAATCAGATTTCCATCACTATCTTTAGTCCAATTACTAAGAGATCGGTATGAGCCTGATCGTGAAGCATATGCATTTGCAGCTGCCTCAATTGCTCTGCTATCTTGACCAGTTGCATTTGCAACAGCAATGATGCCATTCATTATTCCTTTATTATGAGTTACAGCTCGATAAACATCATTATTGGCAAACTGATATGCTAATACAATATCATCAACTACACCTTCTCCTCCAATTTCATTTTTATCAAAAACTGCTGTAGCCTTTGCAATTCTACGAGTAGAATAATTTGATAATATACGAAGAAGTGTTCTACCACCAGTTATTTTTTCTAATAATGGTGAAACAGCTTCGCACATTGTATTTGTAACATTGGCACCCATTGCATCACCTACATCAATTAACAACTCAACAATCAACATTTTTCCAAAATCAGTGTCAATTGTTTTACAAGATACTTTCTTTGCACCTTTATTCATTTTAGATAGTGTGTTACTCTTTGAATTTGCAAGAGTGGTAATCTCTTGGGTAGTCTCTTGTATTTTTTTAATTGCTAAGTCAATATCAACATCTAATATTTGGATTTGGCCTATACTGTAAGACTCTTCAGATGTTGCCTTGAATCCACCCTTTATTCTTGCAATTTTGGCACCTTTTGAAGCAGCAGCAATAACAGATGGCTCTTCAATAACCATCGGAACAAGATAGTCTTTTCCATTAATTTTAAAACTAGTTGCAATTCCTAATGGTAAGGAAAAAGTGCCAATAGCATTTTCTATCATTTTATCAGCTTTTTCAAAAGAGATACCGCCATCATTGTTTTGTAAAATTTCTAACTCTTCAGTAGTCAAATCTGCAAAATTGCCAACTATATCTAATCTTTCTTTTCGTGTCTTTTCAAAAAATTTTGAAATTGATGAATCACTCATTTTTTTATCCTCAATAATTTATCATCCATACTATCTGGAAAACCTTTACCATCAGTATTTGAAGTAATTACATAAAGACTACCATCATGGCTTTGCACTACATCACGTATACGTCCAACCCCACTTAGTATGGTTTTTTGGGATGAAAGACCTTCAGAAAAATCTAGCTGATATAGGTTGGTTGCTCTCAGGGAAGCCATGACAAAATCAGCCTCTAGAGATATCTTATCGCCTGAATAATACAATATACCACCAGGCTCAATGCTTGGATCATAACACATTATTGCATTTTCATATTTACCATTATCTGAACACTGTTGCTCAGGCCAACCATAATTTTTTCCTGGTTTAATGAGATTAATTTCGTCGTTCTTTTCGGGTCCAAGTTCCGACAAATACATTTGACCCTTATCATCCCATGTCATTCCCTGTGGATTCCTATGACCTAAAGAATAAACAGGAGAATTTGAAAATGGATTGTCATCTGGGATTGTACCATCATCATTTAGTCGTAAAATTTTTCCCGATAAAGAATCAAGATTTTGTGGCAGATGCGAAGACTCAGAAACGGTTCCAGTACCTACATACAATTTTTTGTCAGGACCAAATTTTAAAAAACCTCCATTTGTAAATACAGAGCCAGGTATTTTATCAAAGATAGTTTTTGCGTCAACTAGTTTATTTTTGGATTCAGTGATTTGGAGTATTTTGTTCCACAGTTCTCCATTTTCTTCATATGTTAAAAAAACATAGATTAGATGATTGTTTAAAAAATCAGGATGAAGTGCAAGCCCTAGCAATCCACCATCAAATACTTTTGCTGGACGTAATGCAGCAAGCGGTTCATCAAGCAGTGTATTATTTTGGATAACTCTAATTAATCCATCTTTTTCTGTTACAAAAATTCTGTCACCAGATATTGCAATTGAACGTGGTTCATCAAGATTTTCTGCCAAAATATCTACAGAATTATTTTCAGGAATTGGTGAAAGTGGTTCTGGAATTGGTGGTGAATTAGAAGAGAATGTCAAATAAAATATTGAAAACGATAATGCAGCTATAATTCCTGCAATTCTTAGTTTTTTGTCCACAAAAAATCATTCAATTGAAATCCTATTAATTACTTTCAAGAATTTGATAAAGCGTATATACGGCTCGTGCTCATTCATGTTCAGCGGGGTGGGGAAGCCAGACTCTTTAGGGCTAGGTCATCCCGGCGGGCTCATAACCCGCAGTTCAGTAGTTCAAATCTACTCCCCGCTACTTAGTTGTCATATACACAAAACCATGAAGATGATTCATCAAATCTTGATTCCTTGTTAATTCTACCAATTCTTTGTAATGGTCTACTAAGATGTCTATGTGCAGAAACTATTGGAATGTACAGTTGTTTTTTGATTTTTCTTGGAATTTCTATAGTTATTTTATTTTCAGATTTTTTACCACATTTTATACATTGAAAACCTTGATTTTTTCCTTTTGATTTCATCTTTTTATTACATTTTTTACAAATTGGATTAGATTTTATCATATTTTTTCTAAGTTGAATTATATCAATGAATTCAAGATTTAGAATCCTTGGATAATTTTTTGATGCCTTTCTAATACCACCACCAACACAAACTTTGTCTCCTTTGATCAAACTTGATGCAACATATGTTATTCCAGTAGGTTTGTACACAGCACAACGTAATTCGTATCCATCTGAATTAATAGAGAAAAAAACATGACCACCTTTTACAATTTTTGGTTCATCAGATACAATACCAGTAATTTTTCCAGAAGCATATGGTTTAATGTTTTTTGGATTTAGTTCATTTTTTAAATGATCCCCAGTTCCTTGATTTGATTTGAATATCATATGACCAGATAGTTTTTCACTTGTTTTCAAAATTTTAGTTGCACGTAATAATGAATCTATATTTTCACCACGTACTCCATAAAAAACAGGATCAGGACCATGAGGAGTAATTAAAACTCGCTCTTTTCTATTATCAAAGCTGTTAAATGTAAACGGTAATGTTTTTTCCTGCATTGTTTTAACACTTTTTGCAGAAAGACTTCTTTCTTTTCCAAATTTAGAATTTTTTCTATAGCTTAATAGCTCCAACGTGTGATCTTTAAAATCATATCCAATTGCTCCAATAGCACCTACAAGACCTTGACCATTTCCTTGATAAAAAAATTCCACATTATTTTTTCTGGCAAATTTTTTTGCATAATTTCTGTTTATCAATTGCCATAAAGCTAATTTACTAAATTTAGAAAACTGTTCTGGAACTTCTTTGTTCTCATAAAAAACCAACCCAGGATTTGCACCGTTTTTTATATCAGAGTATTTTTCTACGAGTTTTTTAATCTGATTTTTAATTTTTGAAGGATTTTTTGTTCTTATTTTCATAGAAACTGCACCATTTCCTCTTGTTTTCCACGGAATGTTTGGATTAAATCTAATTAATTTTGGAAAATCTAGAAATTCAATATCTTGTTTTTTTAGCAAATCAACAATTTTGTAGGCAAGAAAAGTTGTGCACATTCCTTTTGGAGAATCTGTATCATCAAAACCAATATTGAGTACTTGGGTATCAGTCATAAACAAATAATAGAATTTCAGACATTTTTAGTTGTTGGAAGGTACAATTGGTTTAAATTAATAACGCCATATTTTTAGCTGGAATTGATTGTAATAGATGAAGAGCGTATCTTCAAAGAAATTGAAACAAAGAAACCTGCCTCAGTGTCTCTAAATGGTCCAGATGGAATTCTTCCTCAAGTACAAGAAACTGCCATGAGTATTACAAGACGGTTTGGGATTCCTGCATATGTGTTAGCTGATACAACTTGGGGAACATGTGATCTAAATTCAAATGGTTCCAAAGTATTAGGAGCTGAAATTCAATTTAACATTGGACATACAATAAACACTGAATCAATTGAGAAAAATCTTATTCTAATTAATGCATTTGATGATGTTGAGTTTGATAGTGTTGCCAAAAAATGTGTTGATATTCTTAAGGGAAAGCAAATATCATTGGTAACTGATAGTCAGCACTTACATCAAATGGATAGAGTAAATGAAATTTTGACTAATGGTGGAGTTCAAGTGAAAATTGGAAAAGGAAAAGGACAGTTAAATGATGGACAAGTATTTGGATGTGAATTTTATCCAGCTACAGAACTAAAAGACAAAGTTGATGCATATGTATTCTTAGGACAAAGCAATTTTCATGCAGCTGGAATTGCTCTATCAACTAACAAGCCAACTTATGTTTTAGATCCATACTTTAACGAAGTACGAGAAGTAACCGAATTTGCTCAAAAATTAAAAAAGAAAGCTACGCTTGCAATATACAAAGCTGCTGATGCTCAGTCCTTTGGAATAATCATAGGTCTCAAAGAAGGACAGTTATCCAAAGTATTTGCTTTAAAATTTAAAAAAGAATTAGAAAAAGAAGGAAAAACTGTTCAATTATTTGCATTAACAGACATCACAAATGAGAGATTAAAAAATCTAAAAGGAATTGATGCGTTTATTCAAGTAGCATGTCCTAGAATTTCTACAGATAATCAATTTGACAAGCCTGTTCTTTCAACACCACAGGCAAATGCACTTTTAAAAATATTAAGACATGAAAATATCGATGAGTATCTAGAGATTCCTCATTGGCTTTAAAATTAGGATATCAATTTTAGAAATTTTTGATTTCCCATTAAATTTTCAAAAGATTTAGTTTTTTTTGCTTTGATTTTATATTGGATACCTTGTGAAATTGCTTTTTCAAGAGTATCAAGTGAATCGTCTAACCGTGAAAGCATTGTAAGATTACAAGATTTGTCAAATAAAACATCGCCATTATTAGGATAATCCTCTAAAATGATATCACAACATTGAATTGATTCCTCAAAACTATTTAATGAAAATAAAATTCTTTCTTTGTGATATAGAACAATGTTGTATTTAGGATTATTTTTCAAAATAGTATTGCAATAAATTAATGCATCAGTAAATACGCCTTTTTTTCTTAAGGAAGATATTTTGTTTACTAAAACAGATAGATCATTCGGATCTAATTTTAATGCAATATCATAACATTGAATTGCACCGTCATAATTTTTTAATTTATTTAGTGCGTATCCCTTATTGTTAAGCGATGCAATATGATTTGAATCCTCACTTAAAATTTTATCATAATAAACAATTGCTTCTTGTAATTTTCCTTTTAAAAATAATCTGTTGGCTTCATCAAGAAGCGAATCAATTTTTGGATTACCAGTCATAATTGACTCTAAATTATGGTTTCATTAAGATTTTACCAAAGAGGCCTTTGCCAGTTAACATTTTAGTATGTGCTTCTGCAGCTTGCTCAAATGTATAAACAGAGTCAATAATTGACTTTATTTTTCCCTGTGACATCCAATATAGAGCCTGTTCTAATTCAGATCTAGTTCCCTGAGTTGAGCCCAAAATATTAATTCCTTTGAAAAAAATATGTCGTAAATCGGTTTTAGCATCATATCCAGTTGTTGCTCCGGTTGTAACAATTGTTGCACCATACTTTAACAAAGTTAATTCTTTATTCCAATGTGAACCACCAATATGCTCAAAAATTACATCTAGTCCTTGAACATCACCAAATGGTTTGATAATCTTTTTAGCGATCTCGCGAACTTCTTTATGCCAATCTTCTTTTCTATGATCGACTGCATAATCAGCACCTAGTTCTAATAATTGATTTAATTTGTCAGGACTAGCAGTTGCAATTACAGTACAACCAAATAATTTAGCTATCTGAATTCCATAATTTCCAACACCTGAACTGCCACCCATAACCAACACCAATTGTCCAGGTTGAATCTTTGCTCTACCAACTAACATATGCCACGATGTAAGTAAAGTCATAGAAGCTGCAGCTGCGGATTCATACGTTACATTATCAGGTATTTTTACAACATTTACTTCTGGCAAATGTGTAACTTCACAGTATCCACCCCAAAGTGGACCAGTTTCAAATCCCCAAATTTTTCTCTTTTTGCAATCATATTCTCTTCCACTTGTACATAATTTACAAACTCTACATGACATATTTCCATGAGATACGACTCTATCACCAATTTTGATATTTTTTACATCTTCACCTATTGCAATTACTTCTCCTGCAGCATCAGTACCAGAAATGTGAGGCAATGGTACAGCTAAAGGTTTTCCTCTCATCCCCCAAATATCATCATAATTCAAAGAGGCACATTTTACTTTGAAAACAACTTCGTTTGGTTTTGGAATAGGTTCAGGAATATCTTTAATTTTTAAAATTTTTGAAAAATCATCATCTGTAGTATAATTATCATATACTAGGGCTTTCATGATTATTGCAAACTTTTTCCGGTTATATGATTTGTCAAATTAGGCTCAAACCACAAACAATTATAATCATAACTCCAAAAAATACAACATGTCTGAAATTGCTGCACTTCCAGGAGACAAAATAGCATCTATTGAAGAATATGAAACAGGTTACAATACTTTTGATGACGGGGATATGGTACGTGCATCAACTGTAGGTAAGACAGAACTGGACAAAGAAGCTAGAGTTGCAAACATAAAACATCCAAAAATAATATCAATTCCTAAAGTGGGAGACATCATAATAGGAACAGTAGCTGCAGTAATGTCTTCTATGATCGCAGTATCAATTGATTACATTAATGGTAAACCAACGACTTCTAAAGTTGAATGTATTTGCTCAACTAGAAATCTTAGAAAAAAGAATGTTGCTTTGGTAAACGATATTGTTACACTAAAAATTTTGAATCATCTAAATGGTACAATTCATGCTTCAATTGAGGAACCACATTTAGGGGTATTATTTACAAAATGTAGAAAATGTGGTAAAAAAGTAGTCCAGATGCGCGATGCCATAAAATGTACAGAATGTTCTTGGATTGATGAAAGAAAACTTTCAACAAATTATGGTAATAGTGATTTCGTAAAGCTGAGAGAGTAAGAAATGACAAGTGTTTCGTTCCAAGGTGAACGAGGGGCATATAGTGAAGCAGCAGCTAAGGCATTTTTCAACACAGAGATTAATGTAGTACCCCTTCCAACCTTTGCAAAAGTTTTAGAAAATACAATACAAGACAAAACAGAGTATTCTATTTTACCAGTAGAAAATTCATTGGAAGGAAGTATTGGAGAAAGTTATGATTTACTGTATTCAACATCACTTAATGCCATTGGCGAAATCTATCATAGAATTGAACACTGCTTGATAGGAAGTGGTTCATTAGAAGAGATAGATACTGTTTACTCTCATCCACAAGCATTGGGACAGTGCAGGAATTTTATCGAAAAGCACAACATGAAGACAGTACCTTCGTATGATACTGCAGGAAGTGTAAAGATAATCAAAGAATTGAATAAAAAAAACATAGCCTGTATTGCAAGCAAAGATGCATCTAAAATTTACAATATGCCTGTAATATCAGAAAACATTGCAAATAATTTGAATAATTATACCAGATTTCTGATATTATCAAAAAACAATAAGGAAGAAACTGGAAAAGACAAGACATCAATAATTTTTTCAATAAAACATGAACCTGGATCTCTGCATAGAATTATAGAAAAATTTTACAATTATAATGTTAATTTAACAAAAATTGAATCACGGCCTACCAAAGCAAATACATGGGAATATAATTTCTACGTGGATTTTGAAGGACATGCAAAAAATCCAAAGATTACAGAGATGTTAGTAAAAATCAAAGATGAAACATTATTTATGAAAATACTTGGATCTTATCCTTCTGCAAAGTTAAACTAGAATCCTTTGGGCTTTCTTAAAGTAAAACCCATACTAAATCCAATAATTACCATTCCAGAAGTGATAACAATAATGTGGTATGTAAACAAAATAGGATCTGTTGTTATTTCTAACGTTGCTTCTACTTTTAATTCAGAAGAACCGGTATTTTGAAGATGTATTACAGTTACGCCATCTTCAAGATGGACCCAATCTAAAGTAACTTCTTTAGTATGAGATGTTTTTGGAATCTGAAGGCCTAAACCAGGACTAGCTAATGAAATATCAAATTTTTCACCTATAATTTTCATATGTTGTTTGGCATGATCACTTGCACGAATTTGGTATGAGGTAGTTTCGCCTACTCCAAACGTTTCATTAACCTCAATTGTTTTCAATCCAATATCAGAAATTAAAGAATAAATCCCAATTCCAATAATGGTACTTCCGACAATAATTCCAATGATAGTTCTTTTGGATAGCACAAATGAATGATTTGAAATGCAGTTTAAAAAATTACCGGAATGGAGAATCAATTTTTAGCATGCCACAAAAAGAAAGACATGGACAAATATCTTTCAGACATAACTAAATCATGCAAACTGCAACCCAGTGCAAAACCGTCATAGAGCCATACATGTCATCAATCCTAGTTAGAAGAGAGCCCAAACACGCTCTTCTAACTAGTGAAGTAAAAATTAATCCAGACTTGATGGGATTATCATGTCTAGTTATGGATGAAGAATATGATTATGCTTATCAAAATAAGAGGAGGTGTATTTGAAAAGAATGAAAACAATATTAGGAATATCCTTAATGGCTATCTTGGTAACTGGTTTAATTGCTCCAGCATTACAAGAGGCACATGCTTACCCAGTAAAAGCTGATAATTCTGAAAAATTAAAACCAAAATCGTTCGGTGTAAAAATAAAAGATAAGATACCAACAATGGATTCACAAAACATCAAACATAATATCTTTGATGGAATAAAAAAAGAAGAAGTTAAGGCATATAAGAAAATTTACGCAGAGGCATATGCAAAACAAGCTTTGAAAAAACTCTACAAATTAGGATAATATTTTTTGATCCTTTTTCATATTTATTTTTTTAATTTAGCATTAGATTTAAAAAAAATCAATTACATTAGAGATACGTCATGTGGTTGACTTTCAGCAAATCCAGCTCTAGACATTTTGATAAATTCTGCATTTGCTTGCATTTGTGGAATTGTGTGTGCACCACAGTAACTCAGACCAGAACGAACGCCACCAGTTAATTGTTTTAAAATATCTGTCACTGTTCCTTTGTATGGAACCATTGCTTCAACTCCTTCTGCAACATAATCATTAAGATCTTCATCAAGTGAAATTGAACCTGTTTCTTTTGATTTTCTCCCTAATGAAGCTCCAAGTGAAGCCATTCCGCGATATATCTTGAATCGTTTGCCATTTTTAGTCAATACAGTACCAGGAGATTCATCTGTACCTCCAAGCATACTTCCCACCATTACAGAAGATGCACCTGCAGCTAATGCTTTTGTAGCATCACCCGATGTTCTAGTGCCACCATCAGAAATAATTGGGATGCCATAATCTTTTCCAATCTTTGCACAATCCATTACTGCAGTTAATTGTGGCACTCCAGAACCAGTAATTACCCTAGTAATACAAATTGAGCCAGACCCTACACCGACCTTTACTGCATCTACTCCAGCCTTAATTAGATCCTCAGCACCTTGTGCAGTTGCAATATTTCCAGCAATTAATTCACATTTAGGAAATGCCTTTTTGATGTTACGAATTGTGCTTATTGCATTTTCACTATGACCATGTGCAATATCAACAACTAGTACATCTGCACCTGCCTCTAGTAGAGATTCTGATCTTTCCATAAAATCGCCTTTTACACCTACTGCAGCACCAACAAGAGGCCTTCCTTTCTTATCTTTTGATGCAGAAGGATAATCTTCAATATTTGTAATGTCTTTGCTTGTAATCAAACCTTTAATCGAACCATTTTCATCAATTATTGGTAATTTTTCAATTCTATGTTGATGTAAAATTTTCTTTGCTTCATCCAAGCTTACACCTAGTTTAGCAGTTACAACATCTTTGGTCATAACATCTTTGATAAGATGAGTAGTGTCGGTTTCAAACAAAAGATCCCTATCTGTAACTATTCCAACCAATTTGGAATTTGAGTCAATGACTAAAAGACCAGAAATTTCTTTTTCTTCAGCATAATTTATTGCGTCTTGAATAGTTTTATCGTGATTAATTACATATGGATTTTCAATCATTACGCTTCCTGAACGCTTTACTTTTAGAACTTCATTTGCTTGTTCTTTAATTGTCAAAAACCTATGAATGATTCCTATTCCTCCAGCTCTGGCCATAGCAACTGCCATAGCAGATTCAGTTACCGTATCCATATTTGCACTAACAAATGGAATATTAATTGAAATATTACGTGATAATTTTGTTTTTAAATCCGTTTGAGATCTGCTAGTGATGTCTGAATATTTGGGTACGAGAAGAACATCATCAAAAGTTAATCCTTCTTTGAATTCCAATGAAACCTTGTAAAGATGGTCTAAGATGGATTATAAGCCTTTGTGTCACCTAGACAGTTTTGATGCAATGGTAATGGCATCTTTTGTTTCTGCCACATTATGAGTACGAATAATATTAGCACCATTTAGAACAGAAATGGCTTCTGCTACAAGAGAACCATTTAATCGATCGAATGTGTTTTTCTTACCCAAAAGTTTTCCAATAAATGATTTGTTTGAAACTGAGATCAAAATTGGATACCCCATCTTAATAGATTTTAATTTTTGAATAATTGAGAGATCTCTCTCTATCCAATCAGATCTAATTTTTGTAAAAAAGGATCCACTACCAGATTTTCTAAAAAAACCGATAGCAGGATCTAAAACAATCTTACTTGACGGAATACCAGCAGTTTTTGCAAGTAGAATACTATCTTTTAAAAGATTTTTAGTTGATTGAGGATCTCCAGATACTGTTTTTGAATCAAAGGCACATAAAACAAGTGATGGAGAATAATTTTCGATCACATTAATCATTTGATCATCATACTTTAAACCAGAAATATCATTAATTATTTCAATTCCATATTCTAAAACAGACTTGGCAACATTAGCCCTACATGTATCAACCGATATTGGCAGATTAGATACATTTTGAATAACTTTAATTGCATCTAGAATTCTTTTGGTTTCTAATTTTTCAGATATTAATGTTGAAAGATATGGTGCAGTGGACATTCCTCCAACATCAATAAAATCTGCACCATCAATTTCCATCTGTTTTATTGTATTTGCAATCTGTTGTTTTGTTACTTTAATTGATTTTTTGTAAAATGACTCAGGACTAGTGTTTAAAATTGCCATTATTCGGACCGGATTCTTCCCTCCTATGCCTATATTTCCAAGCTTAGTCACATGATTTATCATAAACCATGTCAATTTGAGTCATATGGTGATTGCCGGGTGGAATGAAAAATATGCAACGATTCGAAAAGAATTCAAATATAGTAAAGAACAAGATAGAGAATCAGCAATAATTTTAGATTCAATTTTAAGGAAAAATATTTCTAATAAAAAAATTAGAGATGAAATATCCGGTAAAACTGTATTTGTAATAGGTGCTGGACCTTCATTGTCATTAGCCATACCAAAATTAAAAAAATTTAAAAAAGTTGTAAAAATTGTAGCCGATAGCGCAGTAAAGCCATTGATAGAGAATGGAATCAAACCACACATTGTTGTAACAGACTTGGATGGAGATGAATATTCTTTGAAAAAAATTGGTAAAACAGATTCAATTTTTGTGGTTCATGCACATGGTGATAACATTAGTAAATTACAACTTGCTGAAAATTTTAAAAATTGTATTGGAACAACACAAACAAGCCCATTTAAAAAAATACAAAATTTTGGTGGC harbors:
- the pheA gene encoding prephenate dehydratase; protein product: MTSVSFQGERGAYSEAAAKAFFNTEINVVPLPTFAKVLENTIQDKTEYSILPVENSLEGSIGESYDLLYSTSLNAIGEIYHRIEHCLIGSGSLEEIDTVYSHPQALGQCRNFIEKHNMKTVPSYDTAGSVKIIKELNKKNIACIASKDASKIYNMPVISENIANNLNNYTRFLILSKNNKEETGKDKTSIIFSIKHEPGSLHRIIEKFYNYNVNLTKIESRPTKANTWEYNFYVDFEGHAKNPKITEMLVKIKDETLFMKILGSYPSAKLN
- a CDS encoding tRNA(Ile)(2)-agmatinylcytidine synthase; amino-acid sequence: MTDTQVLNIGFDDTDSPKGMCTTFLAYKIVDLLKKQDIEFLDFPKLIRFNPNIPWKTRGNGAVSMKIRTKNPSKIKNQIKKLVEKYSDIKNGANPGLVFYENKEVPEQFSKFSKLALWQLINRNYAKKFARKNNVEFFYQGNGQGLVGAIGAIGYDFKDHTLELLSYRKNSKFGKERSLSAKSVKTMQEKTLPFTFNSFDNRKERVLITPHGPDPVFYGVRGENIDSLLRATKILKTSEKLSGHMIFKSNQGTGDHLKNELNPKNIKPYASGKITGIVSDEPKIVKGGHVFFSINSDGYELRCAVYKPTGITYVASSLIKGDKVCVGGGIRKASKNYPRILNLEFIDIIQLRKNMIKSNPICKKCNKKMKSKGKNQGFQCIKCGKKSENKITIEIPRKIKKQLYIPIVSAHRHLSRPLQRIGRINKESRFDESSSWFCVYDN
- the dph2 gene encoding diphthamide biosynthesis enzyme Dph2, which translates into the protein MIVIDEERIFKEIETKKPASVSLNGPDGILPQVQETAMSITRRFGIPAYVLADTTWGTCDLNSNGSKVLGAEIQFNIGHTINTESIEKNLILINAFDDVEFDSVAKKCVDILKGKQISLVTDSQHLHQMDRVNEILTNGGVQVKIGKGKGQLNDGQVFGCEFYPATELKDKVDAYVFLGQSNFHAAGIALSTNKPTYVLDPYFNEVREVTEFAQKLKKKATLAIYKAADAQSFGIIIGLKEGQLSKVFALKFKKELEKEGKTVQLFALTDITNERLKNLKGIDAFIQVACPRISTDNQFDKPVLSTPQANALLKILRHENIDEYLEIPHWL
- a CDS encoding hydroxymethylglutaryl-CoA reductase, degradative, whose product is MSDSSISKFFEKTRKERLDIVGNFADLTTEELEILQNNDGGISFEKADKMIENAIGTFSLPLGIATSFKINGKDYLVPMVIEEPSVIAAASKGAKIARIKGGFKATSEESYSIGQIQILDVDIDLAIKKIQETTQEITTLANSKSNTLSKMNKGAKKVSCKTIDTDFGKMLIVELLIDVGDAMGANVTNTMCEAVSPLLEKITGGRTLLRILSNYSTRRIAKATAVFDKNEIGGEGVVDDIVLAYQFANNDVYRAVTHNKGIMNGIIAVANATGQDSRAIEAAANAYASRSGSYRSLSNWTKDSDGNLIGSLELPLSVGTVGGIANVHPIAKICMKILKVKSAQELACIMAATGLAQNYSAIRALSAEGIQKGHMRLHARNLAAAAGAKPEQIDKIVQKMIEQKQISIDKAKEILQNLN
- a CDS encoding PQQ-dependent sugar dehydrogenase encodes the protein MDKKLRIAGIIAALSFSIFYLTFSSNSPPIPEPLSPIPENNSVDILAENLDEPRSIAISGDRIFVTEKDGLIRVIQNNTLLDEPLAALRPAKVFDGGLLGLALHPDFLNNHLIYVFLTYEENGELWNKILQITESKNKLVDAKTIFDKIPGSVFTNGGFLKFGPDKKLYVGTGTVSESSHLPQNLDSLSGKILRLNDDGTIPDDNPFSNSPVYSLGHRNPQGMTWDDKGQMYLSELGPEKNDEINLIKPGKNYGWPEQQCSDNGKYENAIMCYDPSIEPGGILYYSGDKISLEADFVMASLRATNLYQLDFSEGLSSQKTILSGVGRIRDVVQSHDGSLYVITSNTDGKGFPDSMDDKLLRIKK
- a CDS encoding zinc-binding dehydrogenase, which encodes MKALVYDNYTTDDDFSKILKIKDIPEPIPKPNEVVFKVKCASLNYDDIWGMRGKPLAVPLPHISGTDAAGEVIAIGEDVKNIKIGDRVVSHGNMSCRVCKLCTSGREYDCKKRKIWGFETGPLWGGYCEVTHLPEVNVVKIPDNVTYESAAAASMTLLTSWHMLVGRAKIQPGQLVLVMGGSSGVGNYGIQIAKLFGCTVIATASPDKLNQLLELGADYAVDHRKEDWHKEVREIAKKIIKPFGDVQGLDVIFEHIGGSHWNKELTLLKYGATIVTTGATTGYDAKTDLRHIFFKGINILGSTQGTRSELEQALYWMSQGKIKSIIDSVYTFEQAAEAHTKMLTGKGLFGKILMKP
- a CDS encoding exosome complex RNA-binding protein Csl4 produces the protein MSEIAALPGDKIASIEEYETGYNTFDDGDMVRASTVGKTELDKEARVANIKHPKIISIPKVGDIIIGTVAAVMSSMIAVSIDYINGKPTTSKVECICSTRNLRKKNVALVNDIVTLKILNHLNGTIHASIEEPHLGVLFTKCRKCGKKVVQMRDAIKCTECSWIDERKLSTNYGNSDFVKLRE
- the guaB gene encoding IMP dehydrogenase, with the translated sequence MEFKEGLTFDDVLLVPKYSDITSRSQTDLKTKLSRNISINIPFVSANMDTVTESAMAVAMARAGGIGIIHRFLTIKEQANEVLKVKRSGSVMIENPYVINHDKTIQDAINYAEEKEISGLLVIDSNSKLVGIVTDRDLLFETDTTHLIKDVMTKDVVTAKLGVSLDEAKKILHQHRIEKLPIIDENGSIKGLITSKDITNIEDYPSASKDKKGRPLVGAAVGVKGDFMERSESLLEAGADVLVVDIAHGHSENAISTIRNIKKAFPKCELIAGNIATAQGAEDLIKAGVDAVKVGVGSGSICITRVITGSGVPQLTAVMDCAKIGKDYGIPIISDGGTRTSGDATKALAAGASSVMVGSMLGGTDESPGTVLTKNGKRFKIYRGMASLGASLGRKSKETGSISLDEDLNDYVAEGVEAMVPYKGTVTDILKQLTGGVRSGLSYCGAHTIPQMQANAEFIKMSRAGFAESQPHDVSLM
- a CDS encoding tetratricopeptide repeat protein — translated: MTGNPKIDSLLDEANRLFLKGKLQEAIVYYDKILSEDSNHIASLNNKGYALNKLKNYDGAIQCYDIALKLDPNDLSVLVNKISSLRKKGVFTDALIYCNTILKNNPKYNIVLYHKERILFSLNSFEESIQCCDIILEDYPNNGDVLFDKSCNLTMLSRLDDSLDTLEKAISQGIQYKIKAKKTKSFENLMGNQKFLKLIS